The following are from one region of the Actinomyces sp. oral taxon 897 genome:
- a CDS encoding ABC transporter permease, which produces MSWSGIRTVMVLELRQRVRATRWKVMLGIWALVLVLVCLGLTSLLNPGDGYDYASEALYNFILCFVLGIGLIVAPTLSAMSVNGDRADATLALLQATMLRSREIAVGKLLAAWVAAVAFLAVALPFLLVLTLAGGASWLAFLGHVLVLVVTLGSVCGVGLGLSAMTARTSASAVLSYLVVVMLTIGTPLCALIASNSVTTTQTRVVYHIDYDKSDNNRRVCREKPEVDSREVVHGEWIWWMLAPNPYIILSDVSARAPLPKSEYRYGGKSFLEASGWAMDAMRTPEPREIVIRYCEESSKNKNESDRRSRDELQHLAFWPVSLLVLLGIGAGGVWTASRRLDVPVGQLPQGVRLA; this is translated from the coding sequence ATGAGCTGGTCAGGGATCCGCACGGTCATGGTGCTGGAGCTGCGTCAGCGGGTGAGGGCCACCCGCTGGAAGGTCATGCTGGGGATCTGGGCGCTGGTCCTGGTCCTGGTGTGCCTCGGGCTGACGTCGCTGCTCAACCCCGGTGATGGCTACGACTACGCCTCGGAGGCCCTGTACAACTTCATCCTGTGCTTCGTCCTGGGGATCGGTCTCATTGTGGCCCCCACCCTGTCGGCCATGTCGGTCAACGGCGACCGGGCGGACGCCACCCTGGCCCTGCTGCAGGCCACCATGCTGCGCAGCCGGGAGATCGCCGTCGGCAAGCTCCTGGCCGCCTGGGTGGCGGCCGTGGCCTTCCTGGCGGTGGCGCTGCCCTTCCTGCTCGTACTGACCCTGGCGGGTGGCGCCTCGTGGCTCGCCTTCCTGGGGCACGTCCTGGTGCTCGTCGTCACCCTGGGCTCGGTGTGCGGCGTCGGGCTGGGCCTGTCCGCCATGACGGCGCGGACCTCGGCGTCGGCGGTCCTGTCCTACCTCGTGGTCGTCATGCTGACTATCGGGACGCCCCTGTGCGCGCTCATAGCCTCCAACTCGGTGACGACGACCCAGACCCGCGTTGTCTACCATATAGACTACGACAAGTCCGACAACAACCGCAGGGTGTGCAGGGAAAAGCCTGAGGTCGACAGCCGGGAGGTCGTCCACGGCGAGTGGATCTGGTGGATGCTCGCGCCCAACCCCTACATTATCCTCAGTGACGTCTCAGCGCGTGCCCCCCTGCCGAAGAGCGAGTACAGGTACGGAGGGAAGTCCTTCCTCGAGGCCTCGGGGTGGGCTATGGACGCAATGCGTACGCCTGAGCCGAGAGAGATTGTCATCAGGTACTGCGAGGAATCAAGTAAGAATAAGAATGAGTCCGACCGACGTAGTCGCGACGAGCTGCAGCACCTGGCCTTCTGGCCCGTGAGCCTGCTGGTGCTCCTGGGCATTGGGGCCGGGGGCGTGTGGACCGCCTCCCGCCGCCTGGACGTCCCGGTAGGACAGCTGCCCCAGGGGGTGCGCCTGGCCTGA
- a CDS encoding DNA polymerase III subunit gamma and tau → MTTALYRRYRPDTFQDVIGQEHVTAPLMAALRADRVTHAYLFSGPRGCGKTTSARILARCLNCEHFPTDTPCGQCPSCRDLATGGPGSLDVVEIDAASHNGVDDARDLRERAAFAPARDRYKIFILDEAHMVTAQGFNALLKLVEEPPAHVKFVFATTEPEKVIGTIRSRTHHYPFRLVPPDVLEGYLGHLCSAEGVSVGAGVFPLVVRAGGGSVRDTLSVMDQLMGGATEGTVDYARAVALLGYTDVTLLDSCVDAIAAADGAGVFRVVDRVVTSGHDPRRFVEDLLTRLRDLLVIALAGEEAGPALGSLPPGELERMEVQSRTIGAAGLSRAADMTAQALGQMVGATSPRLQLELLMARLLVPAQPAPGAQAAGAPAGGAAGTRGAPARTGTGAGKDAGPAGTSGRARAAQIAQRSASATGPAASWRPEASPTRIDWDAAQGASEQRRATGPQAAPGAQAAQGAPPAAPAAPQGWQSPQEGRPLEATYQDRPGPRARPPAPGGHPAASGLPASGGLPAAGGIPTAGGTATSSGLPAASGPADPALRRGEHQGQRTAPAQGPTGPGAADAEMLRARWEEVLDSARRSRRATWALVKPNAQPGPLHEGVLTVLFTAPGLVNAFENGGHGPILAAAIHQALGLRVEVHAVLAGGDGPAGPSGPGGRSPGDGPGRFRGPGGSGPGGGGISPGGGGPRPEPGAAGEEADPFAHYEEQPPTAVASPAGLASQPVPTGPPASPPASPAALQTASPAAPPAPHPEAASPTSSWEATPAPPAAAQAVSPAPQEDGWGPVAVPGQGPTTTGHDATDHIPSVHTDASETPSLSQPIKSPVSASPAPPPASAHTPSAAHAVTPAAPSTSAHAASAPTAGSTASAPGPRPGSWSPHTSPQRAAVAWDPGPAVEQAPPEPTTQQEPHLATVHRLHPLPSLPAPDPAPSPVSRLAPVSWDGPDASPDPDAPQRADSGRTDEDAPASLPDGVPEPGRTEGPAPEAGTSPPSAHMSAAERAARAAARQSRPGRRGARSVVALEDDVPSEDDEDAEEAGAVGLDVVIRLLGATVIENVTVTQEGR, encoded by the coding sequence GTGACCACCGCCCTGTACCGCCGCTACCGCCCCGACACCTTCCAGGACGTGATCGGCCAGGAGCACGTGACCGCCCCGCTCATGGCGGCGCTGCGGGCCGACCGCGTTACCCACGCCTACCTCTTCTCCGGCCCGCGCGGCTGCGGCAAGACCACGAGCGCCCGCATCCTGGCGCGCTGCCTGAACTGCGAGCACTTCCCCACCGACACCCCCTGCGGGCAGTGCCCGAGCTGCCGGGACCTGGCCACCGGCGGCCCCGGGAGCCTGGACGTGGTGGAGATCGACGCCGCGTCCCACAACGGCGTGGACGACGCCCGTGACCTGCGCGAGCGTGCCGCCTTCGCCCCGGCGCGGGACCGCTACAAGATCTTTATCCTCGACGAGGCCCACATGGTCACCGCCCAGGGCTTCAACGCCCTGCTCAAGCTGGTCGAGGAGCCCCCGGCGCACGTGAAGTTCGTCTTCGCCACCACCGAGCCGGAGAAGGTGATCGGCACCATCCGCTCACGCACCCACCACTACCCCTTCCGCCTGGTGCCGCCCGACGTCCTGGAGGGGTACCTGGGCCACCTGTGCTCCGCCGAGGGCGTGAGCGTGGGGGCCGGGGTCTTCCCCCTGGTGGTGCGTGCCGGCGGCGGCAGCGTGCGTGACACCCTGTCGGTCATGGACCAGCTCATGGGCGGGGCGACGGAGGGCACCGTGGACTACGCGCGCGCCGTCGCCCTCCTGGGCTACACCGACGTCACCCTGCTGGACTCCTGCGTGGACGCCATTGCGGCGGCCGACGGGGCCGGGGTCTTCCGGGTGGTGGACCGGGTGGTCACCTCCGGGCACGACCCGCGCCGGTTCGTGGAGGACCTGCTGACGCGGCTGCGGGACCTGCTGGTCATCGCCCTGGCCGGGGAGGAGGCCGGGCCCGCCCTGGGCTCCCTGCCGCCCGGGGAGCTGGAGCGCATGGAGGTTCAGTCCCGCACCATCGGCGCCGCCGGCCTGTCCCGGGCGGCGGACATGACCGCCCAGGCCCTGGGGCAGATGGTGGGCGCCACCTCACCGCGCCTCCAGCTGGAGCTGCTCATGGCCCGTCTGCTGGTCCCCGCCCAGCCCGCCCCGGGCGCTCAGGCAGCGGGCGCCCCGGCCGGCGGGGCTGCGGGGACACGCGGCGCGCCCGCCAGGACCGGGACGGGCGCGGGCAAGGACGCAGGCCCCGCCGGTACCTCCGGACGGGCGCGGGCGGCCCAGATCGCCCAGCGCTCCGCCAGCGCCACGGGACCGGCGGCCTCCTGGCGGCCCGAGGCCTCCCCTACCCGCATTGACTGGGACGCCGCACAGGGGGCGAGCGAGCAGCGGCGCGCGACCGGCCCGCAGGCGGCCCCCGGCGCCCAGGCCGCACAGGGGGCGCCCCCGGCAGCCCCGGCAGCCCCGCAGGGCTGGCAGTCCCCCCAGGAGGGGCGGCCCCTGGAGGCCACCTACCAGGACCGGCCGGGCCCGCGGGCCCGGCCCCCGGCCCCTGGCGGGCACCCGGCTGCCAGCGGGCTTCCAGCCTCCGGCGGGCTCCCGGCTGCCGGCGGGATTCCGACTGCTGGCGGGACCGCGACCTCTAGCGGGCTGCCAGCTGCTAGCGGGCCCGCGGACCCGGCCCTCCGGCGGGGCGAGCACCAGGGGCAGCGCACGGCGCCCGCGCAGGGGCCGACCGGCCCAGGTGCCGCTGACGCCGAGATGCTGCGCGCCCGCTGGGAGGAGGTGCTGGACTCCGCCAGACGGAGCCGCCGCGCCACCTGGGCCCTGGTCAAGCCCAACGCCCAGCCAGGCCCCCTCCACGAGGGTGTCCTCACCGTCCTGTTCACCGCCCCCGGGCTGGTCAACGCCTTTGAGAACGGCGGCCACGGCCCGATCCTCGCGGCAGCGATCCACCAGGCCCTCGGCCTGAGGGTGGAGGTCCACGCCGTCCTGGCCGGAGGGGACGGGCCGGCAGGTCCCAGTGGGCCCGGCGGGAGGTCTCCGGGGGACGGCCCCGGCCGCTTCCGCGGTCCCGGAGGCAGTGGCCCCGGAGGCGGGGGTATCAGTCCCGGAGGCGGTGGCCCCCGCCCCGAGCCCGGGGCCGCCGGCGAGGAGGCCGACCCCTTCGCCCACTACGAGGAGCAGCCGCCGACCGCTGTCGCGAGTCCTGCGGGGCTGGCGAGCCAGCCTGTCCCCACGGGCCCTCCAGCCTCTCCCCCGGCCTCACCCGCGGCCCTCCAGACAGCCTCACCCGCGGCCCCTCCAGCACCTCACCCGGAGGCGGCCTCACCGACCTCCTCCTGGGAGGCCACTCCAGCACCTCCAGCGGCGGCCCAGGCGGTCTCACCGGCCCCCCAGGAGGACGGCTGGGGGCCGGTGGCCGTTCCTGGCCAAGGTCCCACCACCACCGGGCACGACGCCACAGACCATATACCATCGGTGCATACCGACGCTTCTGAGACACCATCCCTGTCTCAACCTATTAAATCACCCGTATCTGCATCTCCAGCACCTCCTCCTGCCTCAGCGCACACCCCCTCCGCAGCACACGCCGTCACCCCGGCGGCCCCTTCCACCTCGGCGCACGCCGCCTCGGCCCCCACCGCGGGGTCGACCGCCTCGGCCCCCGGCCCCCGGCCCGGCTCCTGGTCACCCCACACCTCACCCCAGCGCGCCGCCGTCGCCTGGGATCCGGGGCCCGCCGTCGAGCAGGCACCCCCCGAGCCGACCACCCAGCAGGAGCCGCACCTGGCCACCGTCCACCGGCTGCACCCCCTGCCCTCCCTGCCCGCTCCCGACCCGGCCCCGAGCCCCGTAAGCCGTCTGGCCCCGGTCTCCTGGGACGGCCCGGACGCCTCCCCGGACCCGGACGCCCCCCAGCGGGCCGACTCGGGCCGCACTGACGAGGACGCCCCCGCCAGCCTCCCCGACGGCGTGCCCGAGCCCGGCAGGACCGAGGGACCGGCGCCGGAGGCGGGCACATCCCCGCCGAGCGCGCACATGAGCGCCGCCGAGCGCGCCGCCCGGGCCGCGGCACGCCAGTCACGCCCCGGCCGGCGGGGGGCGCGCTCCGTCGTCGCCCTCGAGGACGACGTGCCCAGTGAGGACGACGAGGACGCCGAGGAGGCGGGCGCCGTCGGGCTGGACGTGGTCATCCGCCTCCTGGGGGCCACGGTCATTGAGAACGTCACCGTGACGCAGGAAGGACGCTAA
- the recR gene encoding recombination mediator RecR codes for MPVIYEGAVQDLIDEFGELPGIGPKTAQRLAFHVLSSDSAAVERLVDALHAVKARVRFCEQCGNIAEDTLCAVCKDPRRDASVICVVEEPKDVVAIERTQEYRGLYHVLGGAIDPINGVGPDDLRVRELLTRLGSGNVVEVILATDPNVVGEATAAYLTRMLRTLEVPVSRLASGLPVGADLEYADEVTLGRAFEGRRRVE; via the coding sequence ATGCCAGTCATCTACGAGGGGGCCGTGCAGGATCTCATTGACGAGTTCGGCGAGCTGCCCGGGATCGGCCCCAAGACCGCCCAGCGCCTGGCCTTCCACGTCCTGTCCTCCGACTCCGCGGCCGTGGAGCGGCTGGTGGACGCCCTGCACGCGGTCAAGGCCCGGGTGCGATTCTGCGAGCAGTGCGGCAATATCGCCGAGGACACCCTGTGCGCCGTCTGCAAGGACCCGCGCCGGGACGCCTCGGTCATCTGCGTGGTGGAGGAGCCCAAGGACGTTGTCGCCATTGAGCGCACCCAGGAGTACCGGGGGCTCTACCACGTGTTGGGAGGGGCTATTGACCCCATTAACGGCGTGGGGCCCGACGACCTGAGGGTGCGGGAGCTCCTGACACGCCTGGGCAGCGGGAACGTCGTCGAGGTGATCCTGGCCACGGACCCGAACGTGGTGGGTGAGGCGACGGCGGCCTACCTGACCCGCATGCTGCGCACCCTGGAGGTGCCGGTGAGCCGGCTGGCCTCCGGTCTGCCCGTGGGCGCGGATCTGGAGTACGCCGACGAGGTGACCCTGGGACGCGCCTTCGAGGGACGCCGTCGCGTGGAGTGA
- a CDS encoding MerR family transcriptional regulator: MSRTDHPRTDARPEAPDAVAWGQDAAGTGEAPDLTVGAVAALAGVSVRTLHYWDTIGLVRPSQRSWSGYRLYSPADVTRLHQVLVYRETGLPLACIGELLDDPGTDALAHLRRQRDLLTEQLSRTMRMVRAVDTLIDRTLSTVGTSPRSGPLSPAEQAEILGTDWSPQYVAEAQERWGDTPEWAEATARQAAMTREDWEQVKARTLALEADLVAAMARGVEPGSQEANALAERHRADLGQWFTVTYPKQVLIARGYTADPRFAAHYDRQAPGLAAWLQQVVNANAIAHGVDVEHATWC, from the coding sequence GTGAGCAGGACAGACCACCCACGCACCGACGCCCGTCCGGAGGCACCCGACGCCGTCGCCTGGGGGCAGGACGCCGCTGGCACAGGGGAGGCTCCCGACCTCACCGTGGGGGCGGTCGCCGCCCTCGCGGGAGTGAGCGTGCGCACACTCCACTACTGGGACACCATCGGGCTGGTCCGCCCCTCCCAGCGCTCCTGGTCGGGCTACCGGCTCTACTCCCCGGCCGACGTCACCCGCCTCCACCAGGTGCTCGTCTACCGTGAGACCGGCCTGCCCCTGGCCTGCATCGGCGAGCTCCTGGACGACCCGGGGACGGACGCGCTGGCCCACCTCAGGCGCCAGCGCGACCTCCTGACCGAGCAGCTCTCACGCACCATGCGGATGGTCCGCGCCGTCGACACCCTTATTGACAGGACGCTGAGCACCGTAGGCACCTCACCGCGGTCCGGGCCCCTGAGCCCTGCCGAGCAGGCCGAGATCCTGGGGACGGACTGGAGCCCGCAGTACGTCGCAGAGGCCCAGGAGCGCTGGGGGGACACCCCGGAGTGGGCTGAGGCCACCGCCCGGCAGGCCGCCATGACCCGTGAGGACTGGGAGCAGGTCAAGGCCCGGACGCTGGCCCTGGAGGCCGACCTCGTCGCGGCCATGGCCCGTGGCGTGGAGCCGGGCAGCCAGGAGGCCAACGCCCTGGCCGAGCGCCACCGTGCCGACCTGGGCCAGTGGTTCACGGTGACCTACCCCAAGCAGGTCCTCATTGCCCGCGGCTACACCGCCGACCCGCGCTTCGCCGCGCACTACGACCGCCAGGCACCCGGCCTAGCCGCCTGGCTCCAGCAGGTGGTCAACGCCAATGCCATCGCCCACGGCGTGGACGTGGAGCACGCCACCTGGTGCTGA